GGCTGTTGTCAGTACGAATATCAAGATTGATGAGGAGCTGAAGAAGGACGCGCAGGAGCTTTTCGCAGATCTCGGGATGAACCTTACAACGGCGGTGAACGTGTTTCTCCGTCAAGCGATTCGTTTCCGGGGGATCCCTTTCCGTATCAGAGCGGACGAAATTCCGAATGAGGAAACAAGGGAGGCGATTGCAGAGGCACGGCGGCTGAAGCAAGACCCGAACAAGAAAGTCTATCACTCCTTCGATGAAATTATTGCCGAACTCGACGCGGAAGAGGCGGAGGAAGCGGATGCGAAAGCCGTATAACATTGTCCAAACAGCAAAATTCAAGAGAGACTTAAAACGCATTCGCTGTCGGGGCTACGACCTTGCTTCTCTAGGGAAGGTCGTCGATCTTATAGCCGCAGGGGGGAGATCTTGCCTTCGTGCTGTCGAGACCACGCCCTGCAAGGCGAATACAAGGGATGTCGAGCGTGTCATATCGCACCTGACTGGCTGTTGATTTACGAGCTGACCGAAACGGAATTGATTCTTTACCTGACGCGGACGGGGACGCACAGCGACCTGTTTGATATCTGACATAGAAAGAAAGCACGCATGAGTGTATCATGGGTGCTTTTCTTATGCCTTGAAAGACGTATTCAACTGATATGCCGACAAATATTTTCGTCATGTCCGCTTTTTGCGCGAGTGAATTTTACCCGTTCGTGACAAATCGCGCGTGACTGCCTGTGGACGTGCTCTTTGTGACCTCAAGCCGAACGCTGATCATGTGCTTCAGCTCTTCGACATGGGAGATGATGCCGACGAGGCGGCCCGTGTCTCGGAGCTCCAAGAGGGTCTTGATCGCGATATCGAGGCGATCGGCGTCGAGGGAGCCGAAGCCCTCATCGATGAAGAGCATCTCGAGCGGCCGGCTCCGGGCATAGTAGACGATAGTGTCGGAGAGACCGAGAGAGAGGGAGAGGGCTACGATGAAGGACTCCCCGCCGGACAGCGAGGCGAGGCTGCGGCTGCCGCCCGTGTCCTCATCAAATATGGTGAAGTCGAGTCCGCTGTGGCTGTCAATATCGTCCATGTTTGGCGGGTCGAGCAGATACTGCCCCTGGCTGATTTTAATGAGACGGTGATTGGCGGCTTCGATGACATCGCTTAGAAGAAGGCGCAGCACGTAGGTTTCCAAATCCATGCGCGTCCTTCTCTGACCGCCGTCCGCGCGGCCGTTAGCCACTTCGGCAAGCCGCGCGAGGACGCCGTATTCGCTGTCGAGCGCTTTTTCGTCGGCAAGGATGTTTTCGATCTCTTTTTGCAGCTTCCGCTTGTCCTGTATTTCCTTTGCCTTCAGCGTATGCTCGGCGGATGCTTTATTCCATGCTTCGAGGGAGAATTCCGCCGCGGCTTTCAGCTTTTCCAAATCAGGTGCTTCGATGTCCTTCACGGCGGCTTCCGCCGCGGACAGCGCGCCTTGTGCGGCGGCATGGGATCGGTCGACCTCCTGCAGACGATTCTCCAAGGCATCGCGTCCCGACTCCGTCGCATATTCGCCGGTCAAGGCGTTTGCCCAAGCTTCGACGGAGGCAAACGAGGCCTGCTTCAGCCGCTGCCGGAAGGAGGCTTCGAGCTCCGCAAGCTCCGTGTGAAAAATTTTCAGACTGCGCTCCAAAGTCTCTCCGGAGGTCTTGACGCGCAGGAAGTCCTCCTTGACGCGTTCAAAGGCGGTTCTTGCACGCTCCTTATCCGTCGTGATGGAGGCAATCTCCGCTTCGACGCGGACGCGTTTGGCTTCCAGTGCTTCGGGCGTCACATTTGCCGGGAGCAGCTTTTGAATCTCGACTAAGGCGCCTTGGCTCGCCTGCGCCTCCTGAATGCGTGCGTCACAGAGGGCTTTCTTTTCCTTAGCGGTCAGCTCCGCCGCGTCGATCGCCTTGGACAGAGCCTCATATCTTTCCTTGTACGCGGGCGCGTTCTCTTTTGCCTTTCGCGCCTCACGGATGGCGGAGGAGAGCTCCTCTTTTGTTCTGTCAAGCTTTGGGAGAGCGCTCCATTCGGCGCGCAGCTCATCGCGTTTACCGCTCTTATTCCGGATGTCGTTTTGAAGCTGCACATAGGCGGCGTCCAGCTTCTGCCGCAAGGTCTCCGCCTTCTGCGCGGCGGCGCGCACCGCCTTCACCTCGTCCTCGGTAGGGATGGCGGCATTGGAGAGCTGCGGGGCGGGATGATGTGTGGAGCCGCAGACGGGGCAGGGGCTTCCTTTTTTCAGTCGGCGGGCAAGCTCATGTGCCTGCCCGAGGATGCGGGCATCGGCTTTCGCCTCGGCTTCCTTGGCGAGTGTCGCGGCTCTTTCCGCGGCATTGTCCAGCTTGATTTTCTCTTTTTCGGACTTGTCCTCCAGTGTCTTGATCTCCGATGCAAGCTCCTTGCCTTCCCGCAATATGCGCTCTCCTTTTTGAAGGTCGCTTTGGGCGTGCTCCAGCCCGTCGAGCCGGCTTGCCAGTTCGACAGCCTTTCGCCAGCTGCGGTTCACGTCTTCCCGCTCCGCCTTGAGAGAAGGGACGGCTTGCTCAGCGGCATCGGCGTCGGCTTTCGCCGCGGCGGCAAGCGCCTGCTTTTCAGCCAAGGCCTTCTCCGCCTGTCGATAGTTGTCCAGATGCTTGCTCTGCTCCGCGAGAACGCGCCGCTCTTCGTGCAGCTTTTCAAGCTGCGGGTCCCTGCCCGTGGCGGCCTCATACGCTTGCTGCGTCTCCTTTTGACGCTCTGCCAGCTCCTCCAGCTTTCGGCCGGTCCGCTCGATCTCCTGCGCCGTGTCGTCGGACTTCTTTCGGGCGGCGTCGAGGTGCGTCTTTGTCTCCTGCAGGGCGGCGGCTTTCTTCGCGGCGGCGAGCAGGCTTCGCGCTTCGGCCTGACGGTCTCTTTCTTCCGTCGCCGCCTTCAGCTGTGCTTTCGCCTGTTCATATTGCTGCAGCTTTCGCTCCGCATCCAGTCCCTGCTCATAGGCTGTTTGCCTTGCCGCGCTCTCTTCTTTGAGCGGGGCGATCGTGTCTTGGAGGACTTTTTCCTCCTCTTCCAGCGCACGGATGGACTGCAGGAAGGATTCAAAGTCTTCCGCGCCCGTCTGCTCAAGGAGCAGCTTGCGCCTGTCGATGAGCCGCTGCTGCCTGTCGGCTCCCTTCGCCGCCTTTTCCTGCAGCTTCTCGGCAAGCCGCTGAAAGCGCTGCGTCTGGAATATCTTGGAGAACAGCTCGCGCCGGTCCTTCGGCTCGGCAAGCAGGAAGTCGCGGAACGCGCCCTGCGGCAGGAGGACGACTTGACGGAATTCGACGGCGCCCAAGCCGATCAGAGCTATGACCGACTGCGTGACAGTGCGCTGATTGCGCCCGTCGATCAGCGTCTCTTTTCCGCCGACATATCTGTATAGAGCCGCGCTGTGAGTCGGCGTCGGATTGATGCTGCCGTCCCGCTTCTGCTTCTGCGTAATGGTTCTGTGGACGCGGTAGTGCTCATCTCTGAGAGCGAAGTGAAAGTCGACCTCGGTCAGATCCTCCGGCGCCGCCTCGGTGTTGCGCATGATGAGGTTGGAGCGTCCGCCCATCGTACCCTCGCCGCCGTAGAGCGCGTAGACGATGGCATCCAGAATGCTCGTCTTGCCCGCGCCCGTGTTGCCGTGGATGAGGAAGAAGTTTTCGTCGCCGATGGACGCGAAGTCCAAGTAAGTTTCGCTCTTGTAGGAGGCGAACGCCTTCATGCGAAGCGTCAGTGGTCTCATGCTCAGGCCTCTCTTTCTTCGCGGGCAATCTCTTCCAGCGCGCTCGCAAGAATCTCCTTGGCCTTATCGGACAGAGGCTCCTGCGTCATACCTTTGAAGAAGTCGCTGAAAATCTCCTCGTCGCTTCGCTGGAGCGATTCGCGCCCCGCGGGGACGCTCGGCTCCTCCGCGTCCGCCCTGCGCTCAGACGAAAGCCGCCGGATGGGCAGGAGATTCGGGAAGTGCTCCGCCAGTCTCGTGTGCGCGTTCAGGACGGGATGTTCATCTTCGAGCTCAAAGGAGATGAAGTCATTGCTCTTGGGCAGGCTGAGCAGGTGTTCAAAGAGACCGCGTTCGACGCGCACGTCGCGCGGAGCGGTCAAGGGGATCGCGCTCGTCGTGACCTTGCCGTCGGCATCCAGATCGACGACAGTGACGCTCTTTTCCTGCGCGGCTTCGTTGGCGGAATACTTCATGAGGGAGCCGCTGTAGCGGATCTTCGGTTCGCCGGCGGCCTGCGCACCGTGCAAGTGCCCCAGGCACGTGTAGCTCCAGGGGAGAAAGTTCGTATAGGAGACATTGTCGCTGCCGCCTACGCTCGTAGAAAGCGCCTTTTCCGAACCGGAGGCGGAGGCGCCCGCGACAAACGCGTGCGCGAGTAAGACGGAACGGGTATTCTTCGGGATGCGCTCCGCGGCCGCGCCGGCAAGAACCTCCATGGCGGCGTTGAAGTCACGCCCCGTCTCGGCGTCCATGGCGTGATTGATATCCGCCGGGTCATGATAGGGGAGAAGAGTGACGGCGACCTTGCCATAGGTGTCGTCGAGCAGGACGGGCGACAGGATGGAATCGATGGACGCCTTTGTGACGGCGCCGCGGACGAAGAGACCGCTCGCCTCCAGGAGCGCGCTGCCGAAGCCGACACGCGTGCCGTTGTCATGATTCCCCGCGATGCAGCAGATGCGGACGCCTTTCTCACAGACGAGCTTTGTGATGATCTCGTCAAAGAGGGCGACCGCTTCCGGCGGCGGCGCGGCGCGGTCGTAGATGTCACCCGCGATCATGACGCATTCAATCCCTTCATCGTCGATGATGTGAAGGAACTGATCGAGCAATATGCGCGACTGATCATCCGTCAGGCGATGTCCGTAGAATATCTTGCCCAGATGCCAGTCGGCTGTGTGTAAAAATCGCATGCCGTGTGTCTCCTTTACGCGTGGGGCTGATGATATATAGGAAACACTGATAAATGCAGCACAGCCATCTTGGCGTATCTTTTCCGCCCTCTCTTTGTCGGCAAATCCTCCACAGAGCACCACTCTGCGTTCGGTTTGCCTCCTTGATAGGACGCAAAATCTACACCGATCTGACAGACTTCATTTTATCAGTGTTTCCTATAATTCGTGCCGTCAGGCGTGAAATCCTGTTTTTCTGAGGAATCACGCATACAATGAAGTCTGTCGGACGACCAAATGAGAACGAGTATTGCGGCGGACGGGGCAGTATGCTATACTGCAAGGGGCGGAAGGCTCCGAATTTTTTGAAACAGATACATGCAAGGAAAGGCGGCACGATGGCGAAAATCAAATATATCTTCAGCGATCTGGACGGGACACTCCTCGATGCGGAAGGGCAGCTCCCCGCGGATTTAGGCGATCTGCTCGCCGATCTCGATGAGAGAGGCGTGAAGTTCATCCCGTCGAGCGGCCGGCAGTACGCCGCGCTTCGCTGCCAGTTCGCGGAGTGGGCGGATCATCTGACCTTCTTGGCGGAAAACGGCTCTCTCGTCATGTCGAACAACGCGGAAGTCTTCGCACGGACCATGCCTCGCGAGACGGCAGACGAGATTCTTACATATGCGGATCGGAATCCTTTGGCGCATTCCGTTTACTGCGGCAAGCGGATGGCCTATGTCAAGAGCCGTGATGAGGTGTTCTTTGCCGAGATGCGGAAGTATTTTACGCAGTTTGAGATCGTTGATGATTTCCGTGAGGCGACGGACGAGTGCCTCAAGATATCCGTCTGCGAGCCATTGCACGCGAACGCGGAGAAGAATATCTATCCGGATTTTGAGCGATTCGCGAAGGGCCTGCAGGTCATTGTGGCGTCTGACTATTGGCTTGACGTCATGGTGCCGGGCAGCAACAAGGGCGCTGCCGTCCGCACACTGCAGGAAAAGTGGGGCATCCGGCCGGAGGAATGCCTTGCCTTTGGCGATTATCTGAACGATGTGGAGATGTTCGAGGCAGTCGGCACGAGCTACGCGATGGAGAACGCGCATCCGCTCCTCAAGGAGCACGCGACGGACATTGCACCGCTCCACACGGAAAACGGCGTCATTGAAACCATCCGCGAGCTGATGAAAGAGGGCAGAATCTGATGAAGTTGGACTATCACCAGCACTTGGAATACGGCAGCTACGAGCTGGATTACGCGCAGGGATTTTTGGAGACGGCAAAGGAGCGCGGTCTCGTCGAGATCGGCTTCTCGGAGCATACGCACACATTTGTGGAGTTTGAGCACTTCTACTACGACGACCTGATCCTGGACGATTCCTTCATAGGGAGCTTTCAGCAGAAGTGGCTCAAAAAGAACAAGTTCAAGTATACCGTGGACGATTACTTCGCGTTCATGGAGGCGTGCCGAGAGCACTTCCCCGTCAAGACGGGCATCGAAGTGTGCAACTTTCAGGATCAGCAGGCGGTGGGCGAGCTCCTCGGCAAGTACGACTTTGACTACATCATCGGCTCCGTGCACTTCCTGCGCGGCTGGGCGTATGACTCGTCGGAGATCAAGGCGGAGTGGGACAGACGCGACCTGCGGGGCATCTACGAGCAGTACACCGAAGAGGCGGAGGCGCTCTGCGCGGCGGGGCACTACGACATGCTGGGGCATCCGTTCAACATACGACTCTATCAATACTTTCCCGACTTTGACGTGACGCCGTACCTGCAACGTGTCGTTGAGGCGATGCGGAGGGCGGACATGGTCGTCGATGTCAATACGGGGACACTCTACCGCTATCCCGTCAAGGAGATTTCGCCCTACGGCGACTTCATGCGGCTGGCGCACGAGGCGGGGCTGCCGGTCACGATCAATTCCGATGCGCACAGACCGACGGATTCCGGCGCATATCACGATATGGCTGTGGAGTACGTTCGTGATTTCGGCTATACGGAGACCGTCCGGTTCACGAAGCGGAAGAGAGAGATCGTGCCGCTGTCCTGATAAAAAGTCTTGCCAAACAGAACCGTTTGCGCTATACTGTTTCCACGCAGAACATTGCTTTTGCACCCTTCGGGGACGTAAAGGTTTCGACGGGGGCAGATGGGGCATGAGAAGCGAGCCGGGGGGTCATCATCCCGTCAGTAAGGTGAAAACTTTTATTAAACATAAAAGCAAACGAAGATTACGCTTTCGCCGCTTAAGGCGACCGCTTTCCGGCCGGCTCCCACTCGGACGGAAAAGCGGCAAAATGTGGGATACTGCACGCTCGATGCTTGAGAGGGCGTTCGGGAACTCTTTTCAGGCTCGGATGACGACAGCCCGTCTGCAGGCAGTCCGATTCCTAAAAACAAATGCAGACTGCGCTCGGAGAAACTGATGCAACAATGCTTTCGGACAGGAGTTCGATTCTCCTCGTCTCCACCAGAGACAGTACAGACACTTTTGCCGCGGCAGAGGTGTCTGTTTTTTGTTTCCCATGTTGACATCGTATTGTATAATGGATTAAATAAGGATGCGTCAAGACGGTGGGAATGCATGCATCCGTGCTTTCATAAATACGGCGGATACGATGGAGAAAACAGCGGACGAGGTGATGAGATGCGAAGCATGACAGGGTTCGGCAGCGCCGTCCATGAAGACGAGGACTGCCGTCTGCAGATCGAGATAAAAGCCGTCAATCATCGTTTTTTGGACGTGACATTCTACATGCCTCGAAGCCTCGCCCCTTATGAGCAGGCGATGCGGCAACGTCTCAAGGAGCGCGTTGCCCGCGGCAAGGTCGAGGTGTATATCTCCTTCATCGACCGCCGCGAAAAAGAGAGCGAAGTGCGCGTGGATGCGGGGCTCGCCGGGAGCTACAAAAGAGCCCTGACGAAGCTTGCCGAAGAGCTCCACGTGCCGCTGAACATCGACGCCAAGCTCCTCGCCGACTATCCGGATGTACTCAAGGTCGAAGAGATCAACGAGGATTTTCCCGCCCTCAAGGAGCTCCTGCCGGATACGCTCTCCCGTGCCGTCGATGCCTTTATCGCCATGCGGGAGACGGAGGGCGAGCATATCGCGCGGGATTTTGCCGAGCGGCTTGCCGCGCTTCGGCGCTGCCGCGAAGAGCTCGTCGCGCTGGCGCCGCGGATTGTCGAGAATTACAGGACACGTCTCGAAGAGACGCTTGAAGAAGTGCTTTCCGCGCACGAGACGGAGCTGGACGCGGCCCGCCTCGTGCAGGAGGTCGCGATCTATGCCGAGCGCGTTGACTACCATGAAGAAGTCGTCCGCCTCGAGAGCCACTTCGCGCAGTTTGAGCAGCTCATGACAGCCGATGCTGCCGTCGGGCGTAAGCTCGACTTCCTCATGCAGGAGATGAACCGCGAAGTCAATACCGTGGGCTCCAAGGCGAGTCATGCCGACGCGGCGCACATCGTCGTCGACATGAAGGGCGAAGTCGAGAAGCTCCGCGAGCAGGTACAGAATATAGAGTAGAGGAGAGCCATGGACATCAAGCTTTTGAATATAGGCTTCGGAAATGTTGTCTCCGCGCAGCGCGTCATCGCCATCGTAGGGCCCGAATCCGCCCCCATCAAGCGCCTTGTCCAAGAGGCGCGCGATCAGGGCAGACTCATCGACGCGACCTACGGCAGGCGCACACGAGCCGTCATCATTGCCGACAGCGACCACGTCGTCCTGTCCGCCGTCATGCCCGAGACCGTCGCGAGCCGCATCACCGATGAGGGCGCGGCAAAAGGGGAGAAGCGTACAAAGAAGGAAGATACGTGATGAAGGAAGGATTGTTAATTCTCGTCTCCGGACCGTCCGGTGCGGGCAAGGGAACGATATGCAGGAAGCTGCTCGATGAGCTGCCGTCGCTTTCCTACTCCATCTCGGCGACGACAAGGCAGATGCGTCCGGGGGAGAAAGACGGCGTCAACTACTATTTCAAGACCGTCGAGGAATTCGAGACGATGATCCGGCGGGACGGACTTCTCGAGTGGGCGAAGGTCTATGATAATTATTACGGGACGCCCATAGAGCCGATCAGGAAAGTCCTTGCGGAAGGCAGGGATATCCTCCTCGAAATCGATACGCAGGGCGCGCTCTCCGTCATGGAGCGTTTCCCGGAGGGCGTCTACATCTTCATCCTGCCGCCCTCCATGCAGGAGCTGGAACGCCGCATCCGCGGGCGAGGCACGGAGGCGGAAGACATCCTCCAAAAGCGCCTCCATGCCGCTAGGAAAGAGATCGATGACGGCAAAAAGTACAAGTACGTCATCATCAATCGCGAAGTCGATGATGCCGTTGCCGAGATCAAAGCCGTTCTGACGGCGGAAAAGCGTCTCAT
This portion of the Selenomonas sp. TAMA-11512 genome encodes:
- a CDS encoding exonuclease SbcCD subunit D; protein product: MRFLHTADWHLGKIFYGHRLTDDQSRILLDQFLHIIDDEGIECVMIAGDIYDRAAPPPEAVALFDEIITKLVCEKGVRICCIAGNHDNGTRVGFGSALLEASGLFVRGAVTKASIDSILSPVLLDDTYGKVAVTLLPYHDPADINHAMDAETGRDFNAAMEVLAGAAAERIPKNTRSVLLAHAFVAGASASGSEKALSTSVGGSDNVSYTNFLPWSYTCLGHLHGAQAAGEPKIRYSGSLMKYSANEAAQEKSVTVVDLDADGKVTTSAIPLTAPRDVRVERGLFEHLLSLPKSNDFISFELEDEHPVLNAHTRLAEHFPNLLPIRRLSSERRADAEEPSVPAGRESLQRSDEEIFSDFFKGMTQEPLSDKAKEILASALEEIAREEREA
- a CDS encoding DUF370 domain-containing protein produces the protein MDIKLLNIGFGNVVSAQRVIAIVGPESAPIKRLVQEARDQGRLIDATYGRRTRAVIIADSDHVVLSAVMPETVASRITDEGAAKGEKRTKKEDT
- a CDS encoding type II toxin-antitoxin system RelB/DinJ family antitoxin, coding for MAVVSTNIKIDEELKKDAQELFADLGMNLTTAVNVFLRQAIRFRGIPFRIRADEIPNEETREAIAEARRLKQDPNKKVYHSFDEIIAELDAEEAEEADAKAV
- a CDS encoding histidinol-phosphatase gives rise to the protein MKLDYHQHLEYGSYELDYAQGFLETAKERGLVEIGFSEHTHTFVEFEHFYYDDLILDDSFIGSFQQKWLKKNKFKYTVDDYFAFMEACREHFPVKTGIEVCNFQDQQAVGELLGKYDFDYIIGSVHFLRGWAYDSSEIKAEWDRRDLRGIYEQYTEEAEALCAAGHYDMLGHPFNIRLYQYFPDFDVTPYLQRVVEAMRRADMVVDVNTGTLYRYPVKEISPYGDFMRLAHEAGLPVTINSDAHRPTDSGAYHDMAVEYVRDFGYTETVRFTKRKREIVPLS
- a CDS encoding YicC/YloC family endoribonuclease yields the protein MRSMTGFGSAVHEDEDCRLQIEIKAVNHRFLDVTFYMPRSLAPYEQAMRQRLKERVARGKVEVYISFIDRREKESEVRVDAGLAGSYKRALTKLAEELHVPLNIDAKLLADYPDVLKVEEINEDFPALKELLPDTLSRAVDAFIAMRETEGEHIARDFAERLAALRRCREELVALAPRIVENYRTRLEETLEEVLSAHETELDAARLVQEVAIYAERVDYHEEVVRLESHFAQFEQLMTADAAVGRKLDFLMQEMNREVNTVGSKASHADAAHIVVDMKGEVEKLREQVQNIE
- a CDS encoding SMC family ATPase; protein product: MRPLTLRMKAFASYKSETYLDFASIGDENFFLIHGNTGAGKTSILDAIVYALYGGEGTMGGRSNLIMRNTEAAPEDLTEVDFHFALRDEHYRVHRTITQKQKRDGSINPTPTHSAALYRYVGGKETLIDGRNQRTVTQSVIALIGLGAVEFRQVVLLPQGAFRDFLLAEPKDRRELFSKIFQTQRFQRLAEKLQEKAAKGADRQQRLIDRRKLLLEQTGAEDFESFLQSIRALEEEEKVLQDTIAPLKEESAARQTAYEQGLDAERKLQQYEQAKAQLKAATEERDRQAEARSLLAAAKKAAALQETKTHLDAARKKSDDTAQEIERTGRKLEELAERQKETQQAYEAATGRDPQLEKLHEERRVLAEQSKHLDNYRQAEKALAEKQALAAAAKADADAAEQAVPSLKAEREDVNRSWRKAVELASRLDGLEHAQSDLQKGERILREGKELASEIKTLEDKSEKEKIKLDNAAERAATLAKEAEAKADARILGQAHELARRLKKGSPCPVCGSTHHPAPQLSNAAIPTEDEVKAVRAAAQKAETLRQKLDAAYVQLQNDIRNKSGKRDELRAEWSALPKLDRTKEELSSAIREARKAKENAPAYKERYEALSKAIDAAELTAKEKKALCDARIQEAQASQGALVEIQKLLPANVTPEALEAKRVRVEAEIASITTDKERARTAFERVKEDFLRVKTSGETLERSLKIFHTELAELEASFRQRLKQASFASVEAWANALTGEYATESGRDALENRLQEVDRSHAAAQGALSAAEAAVKDIEAPDLEKLKAAAEFSLEAWNKASAEHTLKAKEIQDKRKLQKEIENILADEKALDSEYGVLARLAEVANGRADGGQRRTRMDLETYVLRLLLSDVIEAANHRLIKISQGQYLLDPPNMDDIDSHSGLDFTIFDEDTGGSRSLASLSGGESFIVALSLSLGLSDTIVYYARSRPLEMLFIDEGFGSLDADRLDIAIKTLLELRDTGRLVGIISHVEELKHMISVRLEVTKSTSTGSHARFVTNG
- the gmk gene encoding guanylate kinase, which translates into the protein MKEGLLILVSGPSGAGKGTICRKLLDELPSLSYSISATTRQMRPGEKDGVNYYFKTVEEFETMIRRDGLLEWAKVYDNYYGTPIEPIRKVLAEGRDILLEIDTQGALSVMERFPEGVYIFILPPSMQELERRIRGRGTEAEDILQKRLHAARKEIDDGKKYKYVIINREVDDAVAEIKAVLTAEKRLIKRNAALFERI
- a CDS encoding HAD family hydrolase, translated to MAKIKYIFSDLDGTLLDAEGQLPADLGDLLADLDERGVKFIPSSGRQYAALRCQFAEWADHLTFLAENGSLVMSNNAEVFARTMPRETADEILTYADRNPLAHSVYCGKRMAYVKSRDEVFFAEMRKYFTQFEIVDDFREATDECLKISVCEPLHANAEKNIYPDFERFAKGLQVIVASDYWLDVMVPGSNKGAAVRTLQEKWGIRPEECLAFGDYLNDVEMFEAVGTSYAMENAHPLLKEHATDIAPLHTENGVIETIRELMKEGRI